The Humulus lupulus chromosome 4, drHumLupu1.1, whole genome shotgun sequence genome has a window encoding:
- the LOC133831389 gene encoding uncharacterized protein LOC133831389, with translation MADVIAQSHGGDGGGCDPPRGPADIPADCERAPPSKRGRHKGLNTREKREQLGRPLPLEWDVRGRTYKEIGEYSSNFSRELGLLVRQYTDPDCPQWSKVPNASKERILAHLEDDLFDIGRTRYGEGHMPGILRGIDTSCAKKYSDWKYDIKEHLTINGPQNRYGGCTDTQWQKAIDFFRRPEITKRSVVNKENRKKLKELSYGGSQSIPALRYKKRNLETGQLESIPDSWMDTHHKSGTGWVTETAKNTWEELRAYRDTQQTQATDTESSTPVSSAPEDEDISLVQNVFGKRRGHQKGYGRILNIRDRTPFDFRPSQTRDEELSEMRERLRQLEEHVRTHCITPGSQSAPPPPPDDPDVGAPTQ, from the exons atggctgatgttattgctcaatctcacgggggtgatggtggaggatgcgatcctccacgtggaccggcagatatcccagctgattgtgaacgag cgcctccaagtaaacgtggacgccataagggattgaacacgcgggaaaagagggaacagttggggcgtcctctccctctcgagtgggatgtgcgggggagaacatataaagagatcggagagtacagctcaaatttctcaagagagctcggattacttgttcgacagtacacagatccggactgtcctcaatggtcaaaagtaccaaatgcctcgaaagaaagaatacttgcacatttggaa gatgatttgtttgatattgggcgtactagatatggagaagggcatatgcctgggatcttgagaggcattgatacttcgtgtgctaaaaagtattctgactggaagtacgatattaaagagcacttaacgattaatgggccacaaaatcgttatggtggttgcacggatacgcagtggcaaaaagcaattgattttttccgtcgcccagaaattacg aaacgttctgtggtcaacaaggaaaatagaaagaaattgaaagagcttagctatggaggttctcagtcaatcccagccttacgctataaaaag cgcaatttagagactgggcaacttgagtccatcccggatagctggatggatactcaccataaatcaggcacagggtgggtgacagagacagcaaaaaatacttgg gaggaattgcgtgcataccgcgacacacagcagacacaggcaactgatactgagagttccacaccagtttcgagtgcgcctgaagatgaagacatatctttggtacaaaatgtcttcggaaaacgacggggccaccagaaaggatatggacgtatccttaacataagggaccgaactccatttgattttcgtccttcacaaactagagatgaagagttgtctgagatgagagagcgtcttcgacagttagaggagcatgtccggactcattgtatcaccccgggatctcaatctgccccaccaccaccacccgatgatcctgatgttggagcaccgactcagtag